ACGGTCACCGCCTGGTAATAGATCGAGTCGGCGACCGACAGCACCCCGACCGCGGCCGTGAGGCCGACCACCCCGGCGATGAAGGTGAGGATGAAACTTTCGGAGAGTATCTGCGAGATGATGGCCGTGGGCGGTGCGCCCAGGGCGCGGCGTATGCCGATCTCCTGCGTGCGCTCCTTGACCAGCACCAGCATGATGTTACTCACGCCGACGATGCCGGCCAGCAGTGTCCCCAGGCCCACGATCCATGTCAGGAACCCGATGCCCCAGAAGAGGCTCATCACCTTGTCGAACATCTCGGCCGTGGCCATGCACCAGGCGGCTTTCTCGTCGTCCGGCGAGATCAGGTGCTTGGCGAAGATCACCGACTTGCAGGCGGTTTCGACCTCTTTGCTCGGGGTGTCCTCCCGGCCGGCGATGGCCAGCATGTGGATCGAGTTGCCCCCGCCGTACATCTGCTGCGCGAGCGAGATCGGGGCTACGACCGTGCGTTCGACGTTGCTGAACGACATGGCCGTGCTCTGGCGCCGCATGACGCCGATGATGGTGAAATAGCTGTTGTTGACCTTGATGACCTTGCCGGTCGGGTCTTCCATTCCCGGGAACAGGTCTTTCTGGATCTGGGTGCCGATGACGCAGACCTTGCGCTTCTGCGCCATGTCGACGTCGTTGATGAAGCGGCCGTAGATGATCTTCTGCGGGTTGATCTGCTGGTAGTCGGGCATATAGCCCATCAGCGAATAGTCGCCCTTGCGTTCGTTGTAGCTGCAATGGATCTCCCCGCCCCAGTAGACGCCCGAGGCGTACTGCACCTCCTTGAGCCCCCGGACGTTTTCCACGTCGTCGTTGTTCATGCGCCACCAGCGGTTCTTGGGCATGCCTTTGTAGGGGAGCGAGGTCTGCGAAGGCTGTATGAGCAGCGTGTTGGTCGACATGTCGCCCAGCTGCGCCCGGAACAGGCGCCCCAGCCCCATGCCGGCACCCAGCAGTACGGTAAGCATGAAGATGCCCCAGAAGACGCCCAGTGCCGTCATGATGCTG
This Alistipes onderdonkii DNA region includes the following protein-coding sequences:
- a CDS encoding ABC transporter permease, with product MGFFDTDRWNEIWQTISRNRKRSIMTALGVFWGIFMLTVLLGAGMGLGRLFRAQLGDMSTNTLLIQPSQTSLPYKGMPKNRWWRMNNDDVENVRGLKEVQYASGVYWGGEIHCSYNERKGDYSLMGYMPDYQQINPQKIIYGRFINDVDMAQKRKVCVIGTQIQKDLFPGMEDPTGKVIKVNNSYFTIIGVMRRQSTAMSFSNVERTVVAPISLAQQMYGGGNSIHMLAIAGREDTPSKEVETACKSVIFAKHLISPDDEKAAWCMATAEMFDKVMSLFWGIGFLTWIVGLGTLLAGIVGVSNIMLVLVKERTQEIGIRRALGAPPTAIISQILSESFILTFIAGVVGLTAAVGVLSVADSIYYQAVTVAQEGAEISWQISFGTGMLALFILVAGSLLAGVIPAYRALSIKAVDAIREE